In a single window of the Amycolatopsis sp. cg5 genome:
- the rsfS gene encoding ribosome silencing factor, giving the protein MVATSEARKLAIAAAHAAADKKASDVVVLDVSDQLVITDAFVIASAANERQVGSIVDNVEEKLRMDGHKPVRREGAREGRWVLLDYVDVVVHVQHQEERSFYGLERLWKDCPQIEVEGLELAPADEDAAEGQGA; this is encoded by the coding sequence GTGGTAGCCACGTCCGAGGCACGAAAGCTGGCCATAGCGGCCGCCCACGCGGCGGCGGACAAGAAGGCCAGCGACGTCGTCGTGCTGGACGTGTCCGACCAGCTCGTCATCACCGACGCCTTCGTCATCGCCTCCGCGGCCAACGAGCGCCAGGTCGGCTCGATCGTCGACAACGTCGAAGAGAAGCTCCGCATGGACGGCCACAAGCCCGTCCGCCGCGAAGGCGCCCGTGAGGGCCGCTGGGTCCTGCTGGACTACGTCGACGTCGTCGTGCACGTCCAGCACCAGGAGGAGCGTTCGTTCTACGGCCTGGAGCGGCTGTGGAAGGACTGCCCCCAGATCGAGGTCGAAGGCCTGGAACTCGCACCCGCCGACGAGGACGCGGCCGAGGGACAAGGGGCGTAG
- the nadD gene encoding nicotinate-nucleotide adenylyltransferase gives MSPRRIGVMGGTFDPVHHGHLVAASEVQSRFGLDEVIFVPTGQPWQKSDRVVTKAEDRYLMTVIATASNPVFSVSRVDIDRGGQTFTVDTLRDLHAEYPDDQLFFITGADALEQILTWRNADELFDFAHFIGVTRPGYRLNSHHLPSGKVSLIEVTAMAISSTACRKRVEKGEPVWYLVPDGVVRYIDKRRLYRADQ, from the coding sequence ATGTCACCACGGCGGATCGGGGTCATGGGCGGCACTTTCGACCCCGTGCACCATGGCCACCTGGTCGCGGCCAGTGAGGTCCAGTCGCGTTTCGGGCTCGACGAGGTGATCTTCGTCCCCACCGGCCAGCCGTGGCAGAAGAGCGACCGCGTCGTCACCAAGGCCGAGGACCGCTATCTGATGACGGTCATCGCGACCGCGTCCAACCCCGTCTTCTCGGTCAGCCGGGTCGACATCGACCGCGGCGGCCAGACCTTCACGGTCGACACCCTGCGCGACCTGCACGCCGAGTACCCGGACGACCAGCTCTTCTTCATCACCGGCGCCGACGCCCTCGAACAGATCCTGACCTGGCGAAACGCCGACGAGCTCTTCGACTTCGCGCATTTCATCGGGGTCACCAGGCCCGGCTACCGGCTCAACTCGCACCATCTGCCGAGCGGCAAGGTGAGCCTGATCGAGGTGACCGCGATGGCGATCTCCTCGACGGCCTGCCGCAAGCGCGTCGAGAAGGGCGAGCCCGTCTGGTACCTCGTCCCCGACGGTGTCGTGCGCTACATCGACAAGCGCCGCCTCTATCGCGCCGACCAGTAG
- a CDS encoding MFS transporter — protein sequence MVVETQVEHRLPVRKLFAASVGNALEWFDWTIYATFSIYFATAFFPAGNDALAQINTFATYALAFFFRPLGGVLLGRFADLKGRKPAMILTIVLMAGGSVAIAILPTYAQVGWLAPILLLLARVAQGLSLGGEVSNASAYLAEIAPKERRGRYSAFFYISTGSAVLVASVLGFVLSKTMSKADLSSYGWRIPFLLGGILGLIGLWLRRSLAETEQFERNREKAEKVKRPLLLTIKEHPKAVGQIVGVSMLSTLCYYTFFSALTPFAVTTRKADAVDVFLALSIATALFVALQYPMGALADRLGRKPQLLVWSAATAVVIVPLSTLVKPGFWNLLVVFCVGLALYTAMTSIAPALMSELFPTELRGLGIGAWYNLTVALFGGTAPLVIKLLSNAGLSTVFFWYVAAGAAIAFVVISRLPETKASELK from the coding sequence GTGGTGGTGGAGACGCAGGTCGAGCATCGGCTGCCGGTGCGCAAGCTGTTCGCGGCGAGTGTCGGGAACGCGCTCGAGTGGTTCGACTGGACCATCTACGCGACGTTCAGCATCTACTTCGCGACCGCGTTCTTCCCGGCGGGCAATGACGCGCTGGCGCAGATCAACACCTTCGCGACGTATGCCTTGGCGTTCTTCTTCCGGCCGCTCGGCGGGGTGCTGCTCGGGCGGTTCGCGGATCTGAAGGGGCGTAAGCCCGCCATGATCCTCACCATCGTGCTGATGGCGGGTGGGTCGGTGGCGATCGCGATCCTGCCGACGTACGCGCAGGTGGGGTGGCTGGCGCCGATCCTGCTGCTGCTCGCGCGGGTCGCGCAAGGGCTTTCGCTCGGCGGTGAGGTGTCGAACGCTTCGGCCTATTTGGCCGAGATCGCGCCGAAGGAGCGGCGGGGCCGGTATTCGGCGTTCTTCTACATCTCGACCGGGTCGGCGGTGCTGGTCGCGTCGGTGCTCGGGTTCGTGCTGTCGAAGACGATGAGCAAGGCCGACCTGAGCTCGTACGGCTGGCGGATCCCGTTCCTGCTCGGCGGCATCCTCGGGCTGATCGGGTTGTGGCTGCGGCGGAGTCTCGCCGAGACCGAGCAGTTCGAGCGGAACCGGGAGAAGGCCGAGAAGGTCAAGCGTCCGCTGCTGCTCACCATCAAGGAGCACCCGAAGGCGGTGGGCCAGATCGTCGGCGTCAGCATGCTGTCGACGCTGTGCTACTACACCTTCTTCAGCGCGCTGACCCCGTTCGCGGTCACCACGCGCAAGGCCGACGCGGTGGACGTGTTCCTCGCGCTGTCCATCGCGACCGCGTTGTTCGTGGCGCTGCAGTATCCGATGGGCGCGCTGGCCGACCGGCTGGGGCGCAAGCCGCAGCTGCTGGTGTGGTCGGCGGCGACGGCGGTCGTGATCGTGCCGCTGTCCACTTTGGTCAAGCCGGGGTTCTGGAACCTGCTGGTCGTCTTCTGCGTGGGGCTGGCGTTGTACACGGCGATGACCTCGATCGCGCCCGCGCTGATGAGCGAGCTGTTCCCGACCGAGCTGCGCGGGCTCGGGATCGGCGCCTGGTACAACCTGACGGTCGCGTTGTTCGGCGGGACCGCTCCGCTGGTCATCAAGCTGCTGTCGAACGCGGGGCTGTCGACGGTGTTCTTCTGGTACGTCGCCGCGGGCGCGGCCATCGCGTTCGTGGTGATCTCGCGGCTGCCGGAAACGAAGGCCAGCGAACTGAAGTAA
- a CDS encoding RecQ family ATP-dependent DNA helicase — MDTNALRERAETLLRALAGESATLREDQWTAIEALVAHRRRALVVQRTGWGKSAVYFLATALLREQDAGPTVIISPLLALMRNQISAAARAGIHATTMNSANVQEWDNVQALIAGGEVDVLLVSPERLNNPDFRDTVLPKLTATAGLLVVDEAHCISDWGHDFRPDYRRLRTLLTDLPEGVPVLATTATANDRVVTDVSDQLGIGTGTGTLVLRGPLDRESLRLAVCALPTAQARLAWLAEHLDELPGSGIIYTLTVAAAHDVASLLADRGYTVAAYTGKTEPADRAAAEDDLLANRVKALVATSALGMGFDKPDLGFVVHLGAPSSPIAYYQQVGRAGRGVQRAEVILLPGSEDREIWAYFGSLAFPSEARVTQVLSALADAGRPLSTAALEPMVELSRSRLEMVLKVLDVDGAVRRVKGGWESTGRPWSYDAERYERVAVARNTEQQAMLDYQQTPGCRMEFLRRQLDDPEAAPCGRCDNCTGEHWQATVSAESVRSTEQRLQRPGVDVDPRKMWPTGMSGLGVPLSGKIPAGDQSAPGRALGRLTDVGWGTRLRELVGPSAGDGEVPDSVFDACVSVLASWKWEQRPVAVVGIPSVTRPTLGDDLALRLSAIGRLEYLGTLAADGPPPRQANSAQRLADLWRRLSLPDDVAARVAALDGPVLLVDDFIDTGWTMTLGVRLLRQAGAPAVLPFALATTA; from the coding sequence GTGGACACAAACGCACTCCGCGAGCGGGCCGAGACCCTCCTGCGAGCCTTGGCGGGCGAATCGGCGACGCTGCGCGAAGACCAGTGGACCGCCATCGAGGCGCTCGTCGCGCATCGCAGGCGCGCGCTCGTGGTGCAGCGCACCGGCTGGGGCAAGTCGGCGGTGTACTTCCTCGCGACCGCGCTGCTGCGTGAGCAGGACGCCGGGCCGACGGTGATCATCTCGCCGCTGCTCGCGCTGATGCGCAACCAGATCTCGGCGGCCGCGCGCGCCGGTATCCACGCGACCACGATGAACTCCGCCAACGTGCAGGAGTGGGACAACGTGCAGGCGCTCATCGCGGGCGGTGAGGTCGACGTGCTGCTGGTGAGCCCGGAACGGCTCAACAACCCCGATTTCCGCGATACCGTGCTGCCGAAGCTGACCGCCACCGCCGGGCTGCTGGTCGTCGACGAAGCGCACTGCATCTCCGACTGGGGCCACGACTTCCGGCCCGACTACCGGCGCCTGCGCACGCTGCTCACCGACCTGCCGGAGGGCGTGCCGGTGCTCGCCACCACGGCGACCGCCAACGACCGGGTGGTCACCGACGTCTCCGATCAGCTCGGCATCGGCACGGGCACCGGCACGCTCGTCCTGCGCGGCCCGCTCGACCGCGAAAGCCTGCGGCTGGCCGTGTGCGCGTTGCCGACGGCGCAGGCGCGGCTGGCCTGGCTCGCCGAGCATCTCGACGAGCTGCCCGGTTCCGGCATCATCTACACGCTGACCGTCGCGGCGGCGCACGACGTGGCGAGCCTGCTGGCCGACCGCGGGTACACCGTCGCGGCGTACACCGGCAAGACCGAGCCAGCCGACCGCGCGGCCGCCGAGGACGACCTGCTGGCCAACCGGGTCAAGGCGCTGGTCGCGACGTCCGCGCTGGGCATGGGTTTCGACAAGCCGGACCTGGGTTTCGTCGTGCACCTCGGCGCGCCGTCCTCCCCCATCGCGTACTACCAGCAGGTCGGCCGTGCGGGTCGTGGCGTGCAGCGCGCCGAGGTGATCCTGTTGCCCGGCAGCGAGGACCGGGAGATCTGGGCGTACTTCGGTTCGCTCGCCTTCCCCAGCGAAGCCAGGGTCACCCAGGTGCTCAGCGCGCTGGCGGACGCCGGCCGTCCACTGTCGACGGCCGCGCTGGAGCCGATGGTCGAGCTTTCCCGGTCCAGGCTGGAAATGGTGCTCAAGGTGCTCGACGTCGACGGCGCCGTGCGCCGCGTCAAGGGCGGCTGGGAGAGCACCGGACGGCCGTGGAGCTACGACGCGGAGCGGTACGAGCGCGTCGCCGTCGCCAGGAACACCGAGCAGCAGGCGATGCTGGACTACCAGCAGACCCCGGGCTGCCGCATGGAGTTCCTGCGCCGCCAGCTCGACGACCCCGAGGCCGCGCCCTGCGGCCGGTGCGACAACTGCACCGGAGAGCATTGGCAGGCAACGGTTTCCGCCGAATCCGTGCGGTCGACGGAACAGCGGCTGCAGCGGCCCGGCGTCGACGTCGATCCGCGCAAGATGTGGCCGACGGGCATGTCCGGGCTCGGCGTGCCGTTGTCCGGCAAGATCCCGGCGGGCGATCAGTCCGCGCCGGGGCGTGCGCTGGGCCGGTTGACCGACGTCGGCTGGGGTACGCGGCTGCGCGAGCTGGTCGGGCCGTCCGCCGGCGACGGCGAGGTGCCGGACTCGGTGTTCGACGCGTGCGTTTCGGTGCTCGCGTCGTGGAAGTGGGAGCAGCGGCCGGTGGCCGTGGTCGGGATTCCGTCGGTCACCCGGCCGACACTCGGCGACGACCTGGCGCTGCGCCTGTCGGCCATCGGCAGGCTGGAGTACCTCGGGACGCTCGCCGCCGACGGGCCGCCGCCTCGGCAGGCGAACAGCGCGCAGCGGCTGGCGGACCTGTGGCGGCGGCTGAGCCTGCCCGACGACGTGGCCGCCCGAGTCGCCGCGCTGGACGGGCCGGTGCTGCTGGTCGACGACTTCATCGACACCGGGTGGACGATGACGCTCGGGGTGCGCCTGCTGCGGCAGGCGGGCGCTCCGGCGGTCCTGCCTTTCGCTTTGGCGACAACGGCTTGA